A single window of Acetohalobium arabaticum DSM 5501 DNA harbors:
- the dapA gene encoding 4-hydroxy-tetrahydrodipicolinate synthase produces the protein MTDLGEVITAMVTPFTDDLEVNYEAAARLANYLADNGSDGILLFGTTGEVPTLNKEEKIKLVEVVKEEVGDKVNIIVGTGSYSTQASIEMTKTATDLGVDGVMLVTPYYNKPPQDGLDKHFKQVAEVTDLPVILYNVPSRTSKNIEAETVARLAEVENIVAVKEASGDLEQVATVNRLTDDDFLIYSGDDGLTLPILSVGGTGVVSVAAHLVGNRIKEMIHCYKSGQVQKAAQLNAELGDVFAKIFITTNPIPVKKAVNLIGYEAGPVRPPLVDANQQQTEALKSLLQNHNLL, from the coding sequence ATGACTGATTTAGGAGAAGTTATTACCGCGATGGTAACGCCATTTACTGATGATTTAGAGGTTAATTATGAAGCGGCTGCTAGATTGGCTAATTACTTAGCTGATAATGGTTCAGATGGCATTTTGTTGTTTGGAACTACAGGAGAAGTACCGACACTGAATAAAGAAGAGAAGATTAAGCTGGTAGAAGTAGTCAAAGAAGAAGTAGGAGATAAAGTTAACATAATTGTTGGAACCGGTTCCTATTCAACTCAGGCCAGTATAGAGATGACTAAAACAGCAACGGATTTAGGAGTAGATGGAGTAATGCTGGTTACTCCTTACTATAATAAGCCTCCTCAAGACGGGTTAGATAAGCATTTTAAACAGGTGGCTGAAGTAACTGATTTACCGGTTATTCTCTATAATGTACCTAGCCGGACATCGAAGAATATTGAAGCTGAAACTGTTGCAAGGCTGGCAGAAGTAGAGAATATAGTAGCTGTTAAAGAAGCAAGTGGAGATTTAGAACAGGTAGCTACTGTTAATCGGCTGACTGATGATGACTTTTTAATCTACAGTGGTGATGATGGATTAACGCTGCCAATTTTGAGTGTTGGAGGTACAGGAGTAGTCAGTGTTGCTGCGCATTTAGTAGGTAATAGGATAAAAGAGATGATTCACTGTTATAAATCCGGCCAAGTACAGAAAGCGGCTCAATTAAATGCTGAATTAGGTGATGTATTTGCTAAGATATTTATAACTACTAATCCAATTCCGGTTAAAAAGGCTGTTAATTTAATAGGATATGAAGCTGGACCTGTCCGTCCGCCGCTTGTTGATGCTAATCAACAGCAGACAGAAGCTCTAAAATCACTTTTACAGAATCATAATTTACTGTAA
- the dapG gene encoding aspartate kinase has product MRNVLIQKFGGSSLDTPEKRELVVDKIINSINQGYKPVVVVSAMGREGSPYATDTLINLAKEAYGYINPRDKDLLMSCGEVISTVVVGQKLKSRGYDYQALTGAQAGIVTDDNHGSTKILEVNPGRILEALENNFTPIVAGFQGITEEGEITTLGRGGSDTTACVLGAALHAEMVEIYTDVEGVMTADPDLVPDAKTLKHITYTEVGELAYQGAKVIHPRAAEIAKRERVPVMIKSTFSDAAGTVISDKFKNSDEMDIKGDQLVAGVASRTNVSLVKIIPREEKEFATDLGCFEVLAEAGISVDFINVRPEMVTFIINNELIEKTEEVLAETEYNYEIGNNLIKISVVGAGMTGQPGVMSKVVKALEGDGVSIYQTTDSHTTISCLIREDEEKKALCALHEQFNLAE; this is encoded by the coding sequence ATGCGTAATGTCTTAATTCAAAAGTTCGGCGGTTCTTCTCTTGATACCCCAGAAAAGAGAGAGCTGGTGGTAGATAAAATAATCAACAGCATTAATCAGGGATATAAGCCGGTAGTTGTAGTCTCGGCTATGGGTCGAGAAGGATCTCCTTATGCTACTGATACTCTGATTAATTTAGCTAAAGAGGCTTATGGATATATTAATCCCCGGGATAAAGATCTATTGATGTCCTGTGGAGAAGTGATTTCTACTGTTGTAGTAGGCCAGAAATTGAAGTCTAGAGGCTATGATTATCAAGCCTTGACTGGTGCTCAAGCAGGAATTGTAACTGATGATAATCATGGAAGTACAAAAATTTTAGAAGTTAATCCTGGCCGGATTTTAGAGGCGCTGGAGAATAATTTCACTCCGATTGTAGCCGGTTTTCAAGGGATTACTGAAGAAGGTGAAATTACTACCTTAGGACGGGGAGGGAGCGATACTACTGCCTGTGTGCTCGGCGCTGCTCTCCATGCAGAGATGGTTGAGATCTATACTGATGTAGAAGGAGTTATGACAGCCGATCCTGATTTAGTACCTGATGCTAAGACTTTAAAACATATTACCTATACAGAAGTTGGTGAACTGGCTTATCAAGGAGCCAAGGTAATTCATCCGCGGGCAGCTGAAATTGCTAAGCGGGAACGGGTACCAGTAATGATTAAATCTACTTTTAGTGATGCAGCTGGAACAGTTATTTCTGATAAGTTTAAAAATAGTGATGAAATGGACATTAAGGGAGATCAGTTAGTTGCTGGAGTTGCTAGCCGCACTAATGTCAGTTTAGTAAAGATTATTCCGCGGGAAGAGAAAGAATTTGCTACTGATTTAGGCTGTTTTGAGGTTTTAGCTGAAGCAGGAATCAGCGTTGATTTCATTAATGTGCGGCCGGAGATGGTTACCTTCATTATCAATAACGAATTAATAGAGAAGACAGAAGAAGTCTTAGCAGAAACAGAGTATAATTATGAGATTGGTAATAATTTAATTAAGATCTCAGTAGTAGGGGCAGGAATGACAGGACAGCCAGGGGTGATGTCAAAGGTAGTGAAGGCTTTAGAAGGAGATGGAGTTTCTATCTATCAAACTACTGATTCTCATACTACTATTTCCTGTCTAATTAGGGAAGATGAAGAAAAAAAGGCGCTCTGTGCTCTACATGAGCAGTTTAATTTAGCAGAATAA
- a CDS encoding aspartate-semialdehyde dehydrogenase, which produces MKRCNVAVVGATGAVGREMLNILEERDFPYDDLKLLATERSAGTIMTVKGEEYEVEVTTPESFEDVDIALFSAGSTASENLAEEVVSRGAVMIDNSSAFRMDDDVPLVVPEVNPEDIAQHEGIIANPNCSTIQMVVPLKPIYDKVGIERIVVSTYQAVSGTGKDAMDELVEQSEKILNEEEIDPEVYPEQIAFNALPHIDVFFDNDYTKEEMKMVNETQKIMNDDSIKVTATTVRIPVLIGHGESVNLELGSKLEAEEAKRLLSETEGVKVIDNPDELAYPTQIDSEEDDDVLVGRIRVDETLEAGLNLWIVANNLRKGAALNTIQIAEKLIETEF; this is translated from the coding sequence ATGAAAAGATGTAATGTTGCTGTAGTTGGAGCTACTGGAGCTGTAGGAAGAGAGATGCTGAATATTTTAGAGGAGAGGGATTTTCCTTATGATGATCTGAAGCTGTTGGCTACTGAACGATCAGCCGGAACGATTATGACAGTTAAAGGAGAGGAGTATGAAGTAGAAGTTACTACCCCAGAATCCTTTGAGGATGTAGATATTGCCTTGTTTAGTGCTGGAAGCACAGCAAGTGAGAATTTGGCTGAGGAAGTAGTCAGTAGAGGAGCAGTAATGATCGATAATAGCAGTGCCTTTAGAATGGATGATGATGTGCCATTAGTAGTACCTGAGGTAAACCCAGAGGATATTGCTCAGCATGAGGGGATTATTGCTAATCCTAACTGTTCTACAATCCAGATGGTAGTTCCCCTCAAGCCTATCTATGATAAGGTAGGTATCGAGCGAATTGTTGTTTCTACTTATCAGGCTGTTTCAGGTACAGGAAAGGATGCTATGGATGAATTGGTTGAACAATCGGAAAAAATTCTGAATGAAGAAGAAATTGACCCGGAAGTATATCCTGAACAGATTGCCTTTAATGCTTTACCACATATTGATGTTTTCTTTGATAATGATTATACTAAAGAAGAAATGAAGATGGTCAATGAGACTCAAAAGATTATGAATGATGATTCGATAAAAGTAACAGCAACAACAGTAAGAATTCCTGTTTTGATCGGCCACGGCGAGTCAGTTAATTTAGAGTTAGGTTCTAAGTTGGAAGCCGAAGAGGCCAAAAGACTATTATCAGAAACTGAGGGAGTTAAAGTCATTGATAATCCTGATGAGTTAGCTTATCCAACGCAGATAGATTCTGAAGAAGATGACGATGTATTAGTGGGTAGAATTCGTGTAGATGAGACGCTAGAAGCAGGTCTAAATCTTTGGATTGTGGCTAATAATCTGCGGAAAGGAGCTGCTTTAAATACAATTCAGATTGCTGAAAAGTTAATTGAGACTGAATTCTAA
- a CDS encoding dipicolinate synthase subunit B yields the protein MELDGKRIGFAVTGSHCTFDQVLPQLKRIVEAGGVVTPILSKSVQNMDTKFGTAEEWKTKITEITDQEPKTTIVEAEPIGPDKLLDILIVAPCTGNTLAKIANAITDTPVLMAVKSHLRNNRPVVLALASNDGLGNNAHNLGKLLNTKNIYFVPFGQDNPQRKINSLVARMDLIPDTLEYALEERQIQPVLIEYKGI from the coding sequence TTGGAGTTAGATGGTAAACGAATTGGTTTTGCAGTTACTGGTTCTCACTGTACTTTTGATCAGGTGCTTCCTCAATTAAAGAGGATAGTAGAGGCTGGGGGAGTAGTTACACCTATCTTATCAAAGTCAGTTCAGAATATGGATACTAAGTTCGGTACAGCTGAGGAATGGAAGACTAAGATAACAGAGATTACAGATCAAGAACCTAAAACTACAATAGTAGAAGCTGAACCGATCGGTCCTGATAAACTGTTGGATATCTTGATTGTTGCACCTTGTACCGGAAATACATTGGCCAAGATAGCCAATGCAATTACTGATACTCCGGTATTGATGGCAGTTAAGTCTCACTTGAGAAATAATCGTCCAGTGGTGTTAGCACTTGCTTCTAATGATGGTCTAGGCAATAATGCTCACAATTTAGGTAAATTATTGAATACTAAGAATATATATTTTGTTCCCTTTGGGCAGGATAATCCACAGAGAAAGATTAATTCATTAGTAGCCCGGATGGATTTGATACCGGATACTTTAGAGTATGCTCTAGAGGAAAGACAGATTCAGCCGGTATTAATAGAGTATAAAGGGATTTGA
- the dpsA gene encoding dipicolinate synthase subunit DpsA: MDNKLTGVEIAVLGGGTREEVMLESLIAVDAKVKTLGRPESEIEGLIVEDKVLEVVKDANVVIAPMTGTNEEGYLKATFGDRAVELTQDFFTQLAPESIFMIGIADEEMKDYCQQNNLELIQLAKLDELAILNSIPTAEGAIQVAMEKSDITLHSNKSIVLGLGRVGLTQARMLKGLGSKTYGAARNPADRARAKELGIIPVKFSDLKEVISEMDFIFNTVPAVVLDKEVLSEVKSEVLIIDLASEPGGTDFATAEELGIEAVLSLGLPGRVAPKTAGEILGRITPRLIAERI; encoded by the coding sequence ATGGATAATAAGTTAACTGGAGTTGAGATAGCAGTCTTGGGCGGTGGAACTAGAGAAGAAGTTATGTTGGAATCTCTGATAGCAGTAGATGCTAAAGTTAAGACCTTAGGCCGGCCGGAAAGTGAAATTGAAGGTTTAATAGTTGAAGATAAGGTTTTGGAAGTAGTTAAAGATGCTAATGTAGTGATTGCTCCTATGACTGGAACTAACGAAGAAGGATATCTCAAGGCAACCTTTGGTGATAGAGCTGTAGAATTGACACAGGATTTTTTTACTCAATTAGCTCCAGAAAGTATATTTATGATCGGAATAGCAGATGAAGAGATGAAGGATTACTGCCAGCAGAATAATCTGGAATTAATCCAGCTGGCTAAACTGGATGAGTTGGCCATTCTAAATTCGATCCCTACAGCTGAAGGAGCTATTCAGGTTGCTATGGAAAAGTCTGATATTACTCTACATAGCAATAAATCTATAGTATTGGGGCTAGGTAGAGTAGGTCTGACTCAAGCCAGGATGTTGAAAGGATTAGGCAGTAAGACTTACGGAGCAGCAAGAAATCCTGCTGATAGAGCCCGCGCCAAAGAGCTGGGAATAATTCCTGTCAAGTTTTCTGATTTAAAAGAAGTAATCTCTGAAATGGACTTTATCTTCAATACTGTACCGGCTGTAGTGCTGGACAAAGAGGTGCTAAGTGAAGTAAAGTCAGAAGTTTTAATTATTGATTTAGCATCAGAGCCGGGCGGTACGGACTTTGCCACTGCTGAAGAGTTAGGAATTGAAGCTGTCTTAAGTTTAGGTTTGCCGGGGAGAGTAGCTCCTAAGACTGCTGGAGAGATTTTAGGTAGAATAACTCCGCGATTAATTGCTGAAAGAATCTAA
- the dapB gene encoding 4-hydroxy-tetrahydrodipicolinate reductase, translating into MTKEVIVNGALGKMGQEVVKLLNRTDGFKLVSAVDKVDIGEDIHKLLGVSAPVVEIESDLAEAISKTEPDAVVDFTTPQVVMENIETGLENGINMVIGTTGITEADIDKIEDWTEEAEAKVIIAPNFAVGAILMMKFSQMAAKYLDQAEIIELHHDQKLDAPSGTAIKTAELINEVQNATEKEVDEIEKIIGARGGEEGNINIHSVRLSGLVAHQEVLFGGVGQTLKIRHDSINRRSFMPGVKLALESLDEVDGVVYGLEKLMEF; encoded by the coding sequence ATGACAAAAGAAGTAATAGTAAATGGTGCCCTAGGTAAGATGGGACAGGAAGTTGTTAAGTTACTTAATAGAACTGATGGATTTAAATTAGTAAGTGCTGTAGATAAAGTTGATATTGGAGAAGATATTCATAAGTTATTGGGGGTATCAGCTCCGGTTGTAGAGATTGAATCTGATTTGGCGGAGGCTATCTCTAAAACAGAACCTGATGCCGTAGTGGATTTTACTACTCCTCAGGTAGTGATGGAGAATATTGAAACAGGTTTAGAGAATGGAATCAATATGGTGATAGGAACGACAGGGATTACAGAGGCCGATATTGATAAAATAGAAGACTGGACTGAAGAAGCTGAAGCAAAGGTGATTATTGCTCCTAACTTTGCTGTTGGTGCTATTTTAATGATGAAGTTTTCTCAGATGGCAGCAAAATATTTAGATCAGGCTGAGATTATTGAGCTGCATCATGATCAGAAATTGGATGCTCCTTCGGGAACAGCCATTAAGACTGCTGAACTGATTAATGAAGTTCAGAATGCCACAGAAAAGGAAGTAGATGAGATTGAGAAGATAATCGGGGCTCGTGGCGGTGAAGAAGGTAATATCAATATTCACAGTGTTAGATTATCAGGATTAGTTGCTCACCAGGAAGTTTTATTTGGAGGAGTAGGACAGACTTTAAAGATCAGACATGATTCTATCAATCGCCGTTCCTTTATGCCTGGAGTTAAATTGGCTCTGGAAAGCCTGGATGAAGTAGATGGTGTTGTCTATGGATTGGAAAAATTAATGGAATTTTAA
- a CDS encoding membrane protein: MSSVISIFNSQGQAEEALQELKESGYSEADMSLVAKEDEDAGRQQDVEAGEEMTVGDQNLTDGSTTGGAIGGIAGLLAGAGTLAIPGVGPIIAAGPIAAGLSGAAAGGLTGALVDYGIPQEASQDYEEQIRSGNMLAIYEGIESSEEASEIAAIMQRNGAIDVETH, encoded by the coding sequence ATGTCCTCAGTAATAAGTATTTTCAATAGCCAAGGTCAGGCAGAAGAAGCACTACAGGAGCTTAAAGAGTCAGGTTATAGCGAAGCTGATATGTCTTTAGTAGCTAAAGAGGATGAAGATGCTGGACGCCAGCAGGATGTAGAAGCTGGAGAAGAAATGACAGTTGGAGATCAGAATTTAACTGATGGATCTACTACTGGAGGAGCAATTGGTGGAATTGCTGGTTTATTAGCCGGAGCAGGTACCTTAGCGATTCCAGGTGTAGGTCCAATTATTGCTGCTGGTCCTATTGCTGCCGGTCTAAGTGGAGCTGCAGCCGGCGGTCTAACAGGGGCATTGGTCGATTATGGAATTCCACAGGAAGCTAGTCAAGATTATGAGGAACAGATCCGTAGCGGTAATATGCTAGCTATCTATGAAGGGATTGAAAGTAGCGAGGAAGCATCAGAAATAGCAGCTATTATGCAGCGAAATGGAGCTATAGATGTTGAAACTCATTAA
- a CDS encoding YlmC/YmxH family sporulation protein encodes MKLSELQGKEIINMHDGGRLGILGDTELILDIKSGDIESIIIPDQGGFLSIFGEEKYLIIPWQAVKKVGSEVIIVDLDNDLQPQRASI; translated from the coding sequence ATGAAACTAAGTGAACTGCAGGGTAAAGAGATCATAAATATGCATGATGGAGGTAGATTAGGAATTTTAGGTGATACCGAATTGATTTTAGATATAAAATCTGGTGATATAGAATCCATAATTATTCCTGATCAGGGCGGTTTTTTAAGTATTTTTGGTGAAGAAAAGTATCTAATAATTCCTTGGCAGGCAGTAAAGAAGGTTGGTTCGGAAGTTATCATTGTTGATCTGGATAATGATCTGCAGCCGCAGCGGGCTTCTATATAA
- the dut gene encoding dUTP diphosphatase produces MEIEIKRLDDSLPLPEYKHRGEDAGMDLYSREEGVLKPGKYGLFKTGIAIALPRGYAGFINPRSGLAVDYGVTVLNADGVIDPGYRGEIGVPLINHGAEEFKVKKKTRIAQLVVQKYEEVEWKEVEELSTTDRGEGGFGHTGLRD; encoded by the coding sequence ATGGAGATTGAGATTAAGCGACTGGATGATTCACTGCCGCTACCGGAATATAAACACCGCGGTGAGGATGCAGGAATGGATCTATATTCGCGCGAAGAAGGAGTTTTAAAACCGGGGAAGTATGGATTATTTAAGACAGGAATAGCAATTGCTCTGCCGCGGGGTTATGCGGGATTTATTAATCCTAGAAGCGGTCTGGCTGTAGACTATGGAGTTACTGTTTTAAATGCTGATGGAGTGATAGATCCCGGCTACCGCGGTGAGATAGGAGTACCACTGATTAATCATGGAGCGGAAGAATTTAAAGTAAAGAAGAAAACTAGAATAGCTCAGTTAGTAGTCCAAAAGTATGAAGAAGTAGAATGGAAGGAAGTAGAGGAATTATCTACTACAGATAGGGGAGAAGGCGGATTTGGACATACCGGACTTAGGGACTAA
- a CDS encoding VanW family protein codes for MVLNVINDFKKKRLLIIISLVIIALLLITNLIVERIKRRLYGVAEGVTYEGESVEYLFWNEVRNLVREDAEKRRVWSRSADIDAKTGRIIAEKEGKIIDIESTVKRIMEAEAGTAVTAKVYQIDSYPTEEDLKKVTEVIGSYKTSISGSRSRLENIKLAAESINNQLLYSDEVFSFNQVVGPRTEEQGYKEGPVLYNGTAGSGIGGGVCQVSSTLYNAVQEANLQIIERYPHSSPVRYVPEGQDAAVAWNLLDFKFHNQYLFPLIIKGSVHGRTLVIKILGYQQE; via the coding sequence ATGGTACTAAATGTTATTAATGATTTTAAGAAAAAAAGACTTCTAATAATAATCAGTTTAGTTATTATAGCGTTATTATTGATTACTAATTTAATTGTTGAAAGAATTAAGCGGAGGCTGTATGGAGTAGCTGAAGGCGTTACTTATGAAGGAGAGTCGGTGGAGTATCTATTTTGGAATGAAGTTCGTAACTTAGTAAGGGAAGATGCCGAAAAGAGGAGGGTCTGGAGTAGGAGTGCTGATATAGATGCTAAGACAGGAAGAATAATTGCAGAAAAAGAGGGGAAGATTATAGATATAGAGAGTACGGTAAAAAGGATTATGGAAGCCGAAGCGGGGACTGCAGTAACTGCCAAGGTTTATCAGATAGATTCTTATCCAACTGAAGAGGATCTAAAAAAGGTTACAGAAGTGATAGGTAGCTATAAAACATCTATTAGCGGCAGCCGCAGCAGGCTGGAGAATATTAAGTTAGCAGCGGAGAGTATCAATAATCAACTTCTCTATTCTGATGAGGTATTCTCTTTTAATCAGGTAGTAGGTCCGCGGACAGAAGAGCAGGGATATAAGGAAGGTCCTGTTCTATATAATGGTACTGCAGGATCAGGGATTGGAGGCGGCGTCTGTCAGGTTTCAAGTACTCTCTATAATGCAGTGCAAGAGGCCAATTTACAGATAATAGAAAGATATCCCCATTCCAGTCCAGTAAGATATGTGCCGGAGGGACAGGATGCAGCAGTAGCCTGGAATCTATTGGACTTTAAGTTCCATAATCAGTATTTATTTCCATTAATTATTAAAGGCAGTGTACATGGGAGGACATTAGTGATTAAAATTTTAGGCTACCAGCAGGAATAA
- a CDS encoding polysaccharide deacetylase family protein has protein sequence MFNKFRFYFIPLHRIALFAVIILLITASFMVQTLTSDVAPVVNDEIKPYYHGPETKEEMAITINVAWGQEHIPKMLEVLEEKDVKVTFFFLGKWVKKFPELTERIADKGHEVGNHGYQHFHPNQLSRNRLTELIKKNEKLLQEITGEQTELFAPPYGEYNDQVVKVADELGYKTIMWTADTVDWQRPKPEVIIHRVMRKAGKGGIVLMHPTEPTAKALPKMIDKLRAKGYKLVTVSKLLTESGD, from the coding sequence ATGTTTAATAAGTTCAGATTCTACTTTATTCCTTTACATAGAATAGCTCTATTTGCAGTCATTATTTTATTGATAACAGCCAGCTTTATGGTTCAGACATTAACATCCGATGTAGCGCCGGTAGTTAATGATGAAATAAAGCCTTATTATCATGGTCCAGAGACTAAAGAAGAGATGGCTATAACAATTAATGTTGCCTGGGGACAGGAGCATATTCCTAAGATGCTTGAGGTATTAGAAGAAAAGGATGTGAAGGTTACTTTCTTCTTTCTCGGTAAATGGGTGAAGAAGTTTCCGGAATTGACAGAAAGAATAGCCGATAAGGGACATGAAGTAGGCAATCACGGTTATCAACATTTCCATCCTAATCAGTTATCCAGAAATCGGTTAACAGAGCTAATTAAAAAGAATGAGAAGCTCCTACAGGAGATAACTGGAGAACAGACAGAACTATTTGCTCCGCCTTATGGAGAGTATAATGATCAGGTGGTTAAAGTAGCTGATGAATTAGGCTATAAGACTATTATGTGGACGGCTGATACAGTTGATTGGCAGCGGCCAAAGCCAGAAGTGATTATTCATCGGGTAATGCGGAAGGCTGGTAAGGGAGGAATTGTTTTAATGCATCCTACAGAGCCAACAGCCAAAGCCTTACCGAAGATGATCGATAAGCTACGGGCTAAAGGATATAAACTGGTAACTGTATCTAAACTGTTGACAGAGTCAGGTGATTAA
- the pdaB gene encoding polysaccharide deacetylase family sporulation protein PdaB — protein sequence MSFYLSKRIALILLLIIGTSIFFVGNLSPDLSKKVSLLTSNRLVPIYKVDTSQQKIAITLDGMWGAKYTEDILKVLREHDVEITFFFGGNWLEDNPEMAKKIAENGHEIGNHTYSHPHLNSLSKSEIEEELIRNQKLIESLVGRQPKVFRPPFGEYSNKVINVAKELGFQTIQWSIDSLDWKDPGNEAIVNRVLDKVSPGDIILMHNNATDIVEALETLIPKLKKQGYEIVKVSELTYDDNYYIESHSGVQKKRKKSGEE from the coding sequence ATGAGCTTTTATCTTTCAAAAAGGATTGCTTTAATTTTATTACTGATTATTGGAACGAGTATCTTTTTTGTAGGCAATTTAAGTCCTGATTTAAGCAAGAAAGTAAGCCTATTAACTAGCAATCGATTAGTACCGATCTATAAAGTAGATACTTCTCAACAGAAGATAGCAATTACATTGGATGGAATGTGGGGAGCTAAATATACAGAAGATATCTTGAAAGTCCTTCGTGAGCATGATGTTGAGATCACCTTCTTTTTTGGCGGTAACTGGTTAGAGGATAATCCCGAGATGGCTAAAAAGATAGCAGAGAATGGACATGAGATCGGTAATCATACCTATAGCCATCCTCATCTGAATTCTTTAAGTAAATCGGAGATTGAAGAGGAGCTTATTAGAAATCAGAAGTTAATTGAAAGTTTAGTTGGCAGACAGCCTAAGGTATTTCGGCCGCCCTTTGGAGAATACAGCAATAAAGTAATCAATGTGGCTAAAGAGTTAGGTTTTCAGACAATTCAGTGGAGTATTGATTCTTTGGACTGGAAGGACCCAGGGAATGAGGCTATTGTTAATCGTGTTCTGGATAAAGTAAGTCCTGGAGATATTATTTTGATGCATAATAATGCTACAGATATTGTTGAAGCGCTTGAAACTTTGATCCCTAAGTTGAAAAAGCAGGGATATGAAATAGTGAAGGTATCTGAGTTAACTTATGATGATAATTATTATATTGAAAGCCATTCTGGAGTTCAAAAGAAGAGAAAAAAATCTGGAGAGGAGTAA
- a CDS encoding N-acetylmuramoyl-L-alanine amidase, whose product MINFWIISKYKFIIILSMIIFLVSFFAGGITKHNNFSQLEKIVVIDPGHGSIDKGTHRNEVYEKEINLKIAKELAALLEKGNLQVILTRTDDSLYKDDRNKDIKYRARLANKKDADLFVSIHVNSFPGTSSFGGQTFYTPNSPQSKKLAKFIQQELINIQPENYRKIKPGNFYVLNKTDMPAVLAEVGFLSNDVDFKRLTSTEERKKIAKALSKGIITYFNSNLPLPPTEKEAQQTVQTNTSLNNKFKVYFPKVTATEADLIPINQTVPTTEIFVTNSNSLIEQIASKALEALIAGPELKDKFQNIIPVETEVLELKVKNKTAYVNFSREIMTNFNGGSTKEALAVNAIVQTLTQFSEINEVEILIEGQQNKSIGGHIFFEYPLTKKDLPIIR is encoded by the coding sequence ATGATTAATTTTTGGATAATCAGCAAATATAAATTTATTATCATCTTAAGTATGATTATCTTTTTAGTCAGTTTCTTTGCTGGAGGTATTACTAAGCATAATAACTTCTCCCAACTTGAAAAAATAGTTGTTATCGATCCTGGACACGGTAGTATTGATAAAGGTACTCATCGAAATGAAGTTTATGAAAAGGAAATTAATCTAAAGATAGCTAAAGAATTAGCCGCTCTTCTTGAAAAAGGAAATCTACAGGTAATCCTAACTAGAACTGATGATTCATTATACAAAGATGATCGCAATAAAGATATTAAGTATCGGGCTAGATTAGCAAATAAAAAAGATGCTGACCTCTTTGTCAGCATCCATGTTAATAGTTTTCCCGGGACCAGTTCTTTTGGCGGACAGACCTTCTATACCCCTAATTCACCTCAAAGTAAGAAATTAGCTAAATTTATCCAGCAAGAGTTAATCAATATTCAACCGGAAAATTATCGTAAAATAAAACCTGGAAACTTCTATGTGCTGAATAAAACTGATATGCCGGCAGTCTTGGCAGAGGTTGGATTCTTAAGCAATGATGTAGACTTTAAACGCCTAACCAGTACCGAGGAAAGAAAAAAGATTGCTAAAGCATTGAGCAAAGGAATAATTACTTATTTTAATAGTAATCTACCGCTCCCCCCAACAGAAAAAGAGGCCCAACAGACTGTCCAAACCAATACTTCTCTCAACAATAAATTTAAAGTTTATTTCCCTAAAGTTACAGCCACTGAGGCAGATTTAATCCCAATTAATCAAACAGTCCCTACCACTGAAATATTTGTTACAAATTCTAACTCTTTAATTGAACAGATAGCCTCTAAAGCCTTAGAAGCTTTGATTGCAGGACCGGAACTTAAAGATAAATTCCAAAATATAATTCCAGTCGAAACTGAAGTATTAGAACTTAAAGTTAAGAATAAAACTGCTTATGTAAACTTCAGTCGTGAAATAATGACTAACTTCAACGGCGGTAGCACAAAAGAAGCCCTAGCCGTCAATGCTATAGTCCAAACACTAACTCAGTTTTCGGAAATTAATGAGGTAGAGATTCTAATTGAAGGCCAACAGAATAAAAGTATTGGGGGGCATATATTCTTTGAATATCCTTTAACCAAAAAAGACCTACCTATAATCAGGTAG